A window of the Fuscovulum sp. genome harbors these coding sequences:
- the atpA gene encoding F0F1 ATP synthase subunit alpha, whose protein sequence is MGIQAAEISAILKEQIKNFGKDAEVAEVGRVLSVGDGIARVHGLDNVQAGEMVEFPGGIRGMALNLEVDNVGIVIFGSDQDIKEGDIVKRTKSIVDVPAGNGLLGRVVDGLGNPIDGKGPIAATERRVADVKAPGIIPRKSVHEPMATGLKAVDAMIPVGRGQRELIIGDRQTGKTAVALDTILNQKVYNEAAGDDESKKLYCIYVAIGQKRSTVAQLVKKLEETGAIDYTIVVAATASDPAPMQFLAPYSATAMAEFFRDNGRHALIIYDDLSKQAVAYRQMSLLLRRPPGREAYPGDVFYLHSRLLERSAKLNEDFGAGSLTALPIIETQGGDVSAFIPTNVISITDGQIFLETELFYQGIRPAVNTGLSVSRVGSSAQTNAMKSVAGKVKLELAQYREMAAFAQFGSDLDASTQQLLNRGARLTELMKQPQYSPLTNAEIVCVIFAGTNGYLDKIGVKDVGRFEAGLLKHLRTKGAALLEDITKNDRKVSGDLEKAIRAELDAFAKDFA, encoded by the coding sequence ATGGGAATTCAGGCTGCTGAGATCTCTGCGATCCTGAAAGAGCAGATCAAGAATTTCGGCAAGGATGCCGAAGTGGCCGAAGTGGGCCGTGTTCTTTCCGTAGGTGACGGGATCGCCCGTGTGCACGGGCTGGACAATGTCCAGGCCGGCGAGATGGTGGAATTCCCCGGCGGTATCCGCGGGATGGCGCTGAACCTGGAAGTCGACAACGTCGGTATCGTGATCTTCGGGTCCGACCAGGACATCAAGGAAGGCGATATCGTCAAGCGGACCAAGTCCATCGTGGACGTGCCCGCGGGCAACGGCCTGCTGGGCCGCGTCGTGGACGGCCTTGGCAACCCGATCGATGGCAAGGGCCCGATTGCGGCGACCGAGCGTCGCGTGGCCGATGTGAAGGCCCCCGGCATCATCCCGCGCAAATCGGTGCATGAGCCGATGGCGACCGGCCTGAAGGCCGTGGACGCGATGATCCCCGTTGGCCGTGGCCAGCGCGAACTGATCATCGGTGACCGCCAGACCGGCAAGACTGCCGTGGCGCTGGACACCATCCTGAACCAGAAGGTCTATAACGAGGCCGCTGGCGACGACGAATCCAAGAAGCTGTACTGCATCTATGTGGCCATCGGGCAGAAGCGTTCGACCGTGGCACAGCTGGTGAAGAAGCTGGAGGAAACCGGGGCGATCGACTACACGATCGTCGTGGCAGCCACCGCATCCGACCCGGCGCCGATGCAGTTCCTGGCGCCCTATTCGGCCACCGCGATGGCAGAGTTCTTCCGCGACAATGGCCGTCATGCGCTGATCATCTATGATGACCTGTCCAAGCAGGCCGTTGCCTATCGCCAGATGTCGCTCTTGCTGCGCCGTCCGCCGGGACGTGAAGCCTATCCGGGCGACGTGTTCTATCTGCACTCGCGCCTGCTGGAGCGTTCGGCCAAGCTGAACGAGGATTTCGGGGCCGGCTCGCTGACCGCGCTGCCGATCATCGAAACGCAGGGCGGCGACGTGTCGGCCTTTATTCCGACGAACGTGATCTCGATCACCGATGGCCAGATCTTCCTGGAAACGGAACTGTTCTATCAGGGCATCCGCCCGGCTGTGAACACCGGTCTGTCGGTGTCGCGTGTGGGCTCCAGCGCCCAGACCAACGCGATGAAGTCGGTCGCGGGCAAGGTGAAGCTGGAACTGGCGCAGTATCGCGAAATGGCGGCCTTTGCGCAGTTCGGGTCTGATCTTGACGCATCCACCCAGCAGTTGCTGAACCGTGGCGCGCGTCTGACGGAGCTGATGAAGCAGCCGCAGTATTCGCCGCTGACCAATGCGGAAATCGTTTGCGTGATCTTTGCCGGTACCAACGGCTATCTGGACAAGATCGGCGTCAAGGATGTGGGCCGTTTCGAGGCGGGCCTTCTGAAGCACCTGCGCACCAAGGGCGCGGCGCTGCTGGAAGACATCACCAAGAACGACCGCAAGGTTTCGGGCGACCTGGAAAAGGCCATCCGTGCGGAGCTTGATGCGTTCGCCAAAGACTTCGCTTGA
- a CDS encoding F0F1 ATP synthase subunit gamma, translating to MPSLKDLKNRIGSVKNTRKITKAMQMVAAAKLRRAQEAAEAARPYAERMNAVVAGLAASVGQSPSAPRLLSGTGADKVHLLVVMTAERGLCGGFNSSIARLARVRAQELLAQGKTVKILTVGKKGREQLKRDLAAHFVGHVDLSEVKRVGYVNAQSIAREVLARFEAGEFDVATLFYNRFQSVISQIPTAQQVIPAKFEGGGVSSLYDYEPSEEAILADLLPRGVATQVFTALLENGASEQGARMSAMDNATRNAGDMINKLTIQYNRSRQAAITKELIEIISGAEAL from the coding sequence ATGCCCAGCCTTAAGGACCTGAAAAACCGGATCGGCAGCGTCAAGAACACGCGCAAGATCACGAAGGCGATGCAGATGGTCGCGGCGGCGAAACTTCGCCGCGCCCAAGAGGCTGCGGAAGCCGCGCGCCCCTATGCCGAACGGATGAATGCCGTTGTGGCGGGGCTGGCGGCATCGGTCGGCCAGTCCCCATCGGCCCCCCGGCTTTTGTCGGGGACGGGGGCGGACAAGGTGCATCTTCTGGTGGTGATGACCGCCGAACGTGGCCTGTGCGGCGGTTTCAACTCGTCCATCGCGCGTCTGGCGCGAGTGCGGGCGCAGGAATTGCTGGCGCAGGGCAAGACGGTGAAGATCCTGACCGTCGGCAAGAAGGGGCGGGAACAGCTCAAGCGTGATTTGGCCGCGCATTTCGTGGGCCATGTTGACCTGAGCGAGGTCAAGCGTGTGGGCTATGTCAATGCGCAGTCCATCGCGCGTGAAGTGCTGGCGCGCTTTGAAGCGGGCGAGTTCGACGTGGCGACGCTGTTCTACAACCGGTTCCAGTCGGTGATCAGCCAGATCCCGACCGCGCAGCAGGTGATCCCGGCCAAGTTCGAAGGCGGCGGCGTGTCGTCGCTGTATGACTATGAGCCGAGCGAAGAAGCCATCCTTGCGGACCTGCTTCCGCGCGGTGTTGCAACGCAGGTGTTCACTGCGCTGCTGGAGAACGGGGCATCCGAACAGGGTGCGCGGATGTCGGCGATGGACAACGCCACGCGCAATGCGGGCGACATGATCAACAAGCTGACGATCCAGTACAACCGTTCGCGGCAGGCGGCGATCACCAAAGAGCTTATCGAAATCATTTCGGGCGCCGAGGCGCTCTGA
- the atpD gene encoding F0F1 ATP synthase subunit beta, with translation MAQGKVTQVIGAVVDVQFDGALPAILNALETENNGKRLVLEVAQHLGESTVRTIAMDATEGLVRGAVVRDLGAPISVPVGDATLGRILNVIGEPIDEKGPIASTTMRAIHQPAPSFAEQATSSNILVTGIKVIDLLAPYSKGGKIGLFGGAGVGKTVLIMELINNIAKVHSGYSVFAGVGERTREGNDLYHEMMESGVIKIDNLAESKVALVYGQMNEPPGARARVALTGLTLAEQFRDQSGTDVLFFVDNIFRFTQAGSEVSALLGRIPSAVGYQPTLATDMGALQERITSTKAGSITSVQAIYVPADDLTDPAPATSFAHLDATTVLSRAISELGIYPAVDPLDSTSRLMDPAVLGEEHYNVARSVQGILQRYKSLQDIIAILGMDELSEDDKLTVARARKIQRFLSQPFDVAKVFTGSDGVQVPLEKTIASFKAVVAGEYDHLPEAAFYMVGDIDEAVAKAQRLAAAAA, from the coding sequence ATGGCACAAGGCAAAGTCACGCAGGTGATCGGCGCCGTGGTGGACGTTCAGTTCGACGGCGCGCTGCCGGCGATTCTGAACGCACTCGAAACCGAAAACAACGGCAAGCGTCTGGTTCTGGAAGTGGCGCAGCATCTGGGCGAAAGCACCGTGCGCACCATCGCCATGGACGCGACCGAAGGTCTGGTCCGTGGTGCGGTTGTGCGCGATCTGGGCGCGCCGATTTCGGTTCCGGTGGGCGATGCCACGCTGGGCCGCATCCTGAACGTGATCGGTGAGCCGATCGACGAAAAGGGCCCCATCGCATCGACCACGATGCGTGCGATCCACCAGCCTGCCCCGTCCTTTGCGGAACAGGCGACCTCGTCCAACATCCTGGTGACCGGGATCAAGGTGATCGACCTGCTGGCCCCCTATTCCAAGGGCGGCAAGATTGGCCTGTTCGGCGGCGCCGGTGTGGGCAAGACGGTTCTGATCATGGAACTGATCAACAACATCGCCAAGGTGCATTCGGGCTATTCCGTGTTCGCGGGCGTGGGTGAACGGACGCGTGAAGGCAACGACCTCTATCACGAGATGATGGAATCCGGCGTTATCAAGATCGACAATCTGGCGGAATCGAAAGTGGCCCTTGTCTACGGCCAGATGAACGAACCGCCGGGCGCGCGTGCCCGTGTGGCGCTGACCGGCCTTACGCTGGCCGAACAGTTCCGCGACCAGTCCGGCACGGACGTTCTGTTCTTCGTCGACAACATCTTCCGCTTTACCCAAGCCGGTTCGGAAGTGTCGGCTCTGCTGGGCCGTATCCCCTCTGCCGTGGGTTATCAGCCGACGCTGGCCACCGACATGGGCGCGCTGCAGGAACGCATCACCTCGACCAAGGCAGGATCGATCACCTCGGTTCAGGCCATCTACGTTCCGGCCGACGACCTTACCGACCCGGCACCTGCGACCTCCTTCGCGCACCTTGACGCCACGACCGTTCTGTCGCGTGCGATTTCGGAACTGGGCATCTATCCGGCGGTGGACCCTCTCGACTCCACCTCGCGTCTGATGGACCCGGCGGTTCTGGGCGAAGAGCATTACAACGTGGCGCGTTCGGTGCAGGGCATCCTGCAGCGCTACAAATCGCTGCAGGACATCATCGCCATTCTGGGGATGGACGAACTGAGCGAAGACGACAAGCTGACCGTGGCACGGGCGCGCAAGATCCAGCGTTTCCTGTCGCAGCCGTTCGACGTGGCGAAGGTCTTCACCGGTTCGGATGGCGTGCAGGTTCCGCTGGAAAAGACCATCGCGTCGTTCAAGGCCGTGGTCGCCGGTGAATACGATCACCTGCCGGAAGCCGCCTTCTACATGGTTGGCGACATTGATGAGGCCGTGGCCAAAGCCCAGCGTCTTGCTGCGGCAGCGGCATAA
- a CDS encoding F0F1 ATP synthase subunit epsilon — protein MAGTLQFDLVSPERRLASVAASEVQIPGADGDLTAMEGHSPTITTLRPGILKAVSAEGAKSYVVTGGFADITASSVSVLAERAVPVEEANAALFDGLLAEAREAAATSADKDSADKLVADILAMRAAVGQ, from the coding sequence ATGGCAGGCACGCTGCAATTCGACCTTGTCTCGCCGGAGCGGAGGCTTGCCTCTGTTGCCGCGAGCGAGGTTCAGATCCCGGGGGCCGATGGCGACCTGACGGCGATGGAGGGGCATTCGCCCACCATCACCACGCTGCGCCCCGGCATTCTGAAGGCGGTTTCGGCCGAAGGGGCGAAGTCCTATGTAGTGACCGGCGGTTTTGCCGACATCACCGCCAGCAGCGTTTCGGTTCTGGCCGAACGTGCGGTGCCGGTGGAAGAGGCCAATGCCGCCCTGTTTGACGGTCTGCTGGCCGAGGCGCGCGAAGCCGCCGCCACGTCAGCCGACAAGGATAGCGCCGACAAACTGGTCGCCGACATTCTGGCCATGCGCGCGGCGGTGGGCCAATAG
- a CDS encoding H-type lectin domain-containing protein → MKRMSASRIGILQGSRILFSDFASDGVMWTGSGDRESRFHVTFNEAFRAPPAVMVGISLWDMDHKTNMRADLTAENVSEKGFQLVFRTWGDTRIARIRADWTAIGPVRDEDDWDIA, encoded by the coding sequence ATGAAGCGCATGTCAGCCAGCAGGATCGGGATATTGCAGGGCAGCCGCATCCTGTTTTCGGATTTTGCGTCGGATGGCGTGATGTGGACGGGCAGCGGCGACCGCGAAAGCCGGTTCCATGTGACCTTCAACGAAGCCTTTCGCGCGCCCCCCGCCGTGATGGTGGGCATTTCCCTGTGGGACATGGACCACAAGACCAACATGCGCGCCGACCTGACCGCCGAGAATGTATCGGAAAAGGGGTTTCAGCTGGTGTTCCGCACATGGGGCGACACGCGCATCGCCCGCATTCGCGCGGATTGGACAGCCATCGGCCCGGTGCGGGACGAGGACGACTGGGACATCGCGTGA
- a CDS encoding ribose-phosphate pyrophosphokinase, protein MPAITEPKLISGNANLPLAKAIARRMSMHRGMSVNLVDARIERFNDQEIFVEVFENVRGEDMYIIQSTSNPANDNLMELLIMTDALRRSSAARITAVIPYFGYARQDRRAKARTPISAKLVANLITRAGVDRVLTLDLHAAQIQGFFDIPVDNLYASPVFALDIEHHFKGQLEDLMIVSPDVGGVARARELAKRINAPLAIVDKRREKAGEVAGMTVIGDVRGRKCIIVDDICDTAGTLCKAAEVLMENGATEVHSYITHGVLSGPAVERVQNSVMKSLVITDSIAPTDEVRAASNIRIVPTAPVFAQAILNIWNGTSVSSLFETDTLVPIYEGMYVRG, encoded by the coding sequence ATGCCCGCCATCACCGAACCGAAGCTGATCTCCGGCAATGCCAACCTGCCGCTTGCCAAGGCCATCGCCCGACGCATGTCGATGCACCGCGGCATGTCGGTCAATCTGGTGGATGCCCGCATCGAACGCTTCAACGATCAGGAGATTTTCGTCGAGGTGTTCGAGAATGTCCGGGGCGAGGATATGTACATCATCCAGTCCACCTCGAACCCGGCCAATGACAACCTGATGGAACTCTTGATCATGACCGATGCGTTGCGCCGGTCGTCGGCGGCGCGCATCACCGCCGTGATCCCCTATTTCGGCTATGCCCGTCAGGACCGCCGCGCCAAGGCGCGCACGCCCATCAGCGCCAAGCTGGTCGCCAATCTGATCACCCGCGCGGGCGTTGACCGCGTGCTGACGCTCGACCTGCACGCGGCGCAGATTCAGGGGTTCTTCGACATTCCGGTGGACAACCTCTATGCCAGCCCGGTCTTTGCACTGGACATCGAACACCACTTCAAGGGCCAGCTGGAAGACCTGATGATCGTCTCGCCCGATGTGGGTGGCGTGGCCCGCGCCCGCGAACTGGCCAAGCGGATCAATGCCCCCCTTGCCATCGTGGACAAGCGCCGCGAAAAGGCGGGCGAAGTGGCCGGGATGACCGTGATCGGTGATGTGCGTGGCCGCAAATGCATCATCGTGGACGATATCTGCGACACCGCCGGAACGCTGTGCAAGGCGGCAGAGGTGCTGATGGAAAACGGCGCGACCGAGGTTCACAGCTACATCACCCACGGCGTCCTTTCCGGCCCGGCGGTGGAGCGAGTGCAGAATTCGGTGATGAAATCGCTGGTGATCACCGATTCCATCGCCCCCACGGATGAGGTCCGCGCGGCATCGAACATCCGCATCGTCCCCACCGCCCCGGTCTTTGCCCAGGCGATCCTGAACATCTGGAACGGCACCAGCGTGTCATCGCTGTTCGAAACCGATACGCTCGTCCCGATCTACGAAGGCATGTATGTGCGCGGGTGA
- a CDS encoding 2-hydroxychromene-2-carboxylate isomerase, with protein sequence MVQIDYFFAVISPFVYLAGDRLEQIAERQGATIRYIPIDGPALFPRTGGQVLAERHESRKAYRLQELARWSRRLGMKLDLQPAYFPVNPAPASYAIIAAAAAGGGDLAGLVRAFPRAVWSEGRNIADDAVVKEIMAENGFDPAIADRGMFMAADTYVRNLDEAVSRGVFGLPFYIVGEERFWGQDRLDLLEDHLAGR encoded by the coding sequence ATGGTGCAGATCGACTACTTTTTCGCGGTGATTTCGCCCTTTGTCTATCTGGCGGGCGACCGGCTGGAACAGATCGCGGAACGGCAGGGGGCGACGATCCGCTATATCCCGATCGACGGGCCGGCGCTGTTTCCGCGCACGGGTGGGCAGGTGCTGGCGGAGCGGCATGAAAGCCGCAAAGCCTATCGCTTGCAGGAGTTGGCGCGGTGGTCGCGGCGGTTGGGGATGAAGCTGGACCTGCAGCCCGCGTATTTTCCGGTGAACCCGGCGCCGGCATCCTATGCCATCATCGCGGCGGCTGCGGCGGGGGGTGGCGATCTGGCCGGGCTGGTGCGGGCCTTTCCCCGCGCGGTCTGGTCCGAGGGGCGCAATATCGCGGATGATGCGGTGGTGAAAGAGATCATGGCAGAGAACGGCTTTGATCCCGCCATTGCCGACCGAGGCATGTTCATGGCCGCCGATACCTATGTCCGCAATCTGGACGAGGCCGTGTCGCGCGGGGTGTTCGGCTTGCCCTTTTATATCGTGGGCGAAGAGCGTTTCTGGGGGCAGGACAGGCTGGACCTGTTGGAGGATCATCTGGCGGGGCGGTAG
- a CDS encoding beta-eliminating lyase-related protein — protein sequence MFFASDNTSGAPPEVMQALLRANEGFARSYGGDDIMARVTAQMRALFDAPEASVHLVATGTAANALALATLTDPWGAVFCHRHAHIAEDECGAPEFYTNGAKLVLIDGAHGRITPDALTEALATTGASGVHGVQRGCLSLTNVTEAGTVYTPAEIAALTAIAKSHGLPCHLDGARFANALVATGASPADMTWRAGIDVLSFGGTKNGLLGVEAVVLFDPTKSWELELRRKRGGHLFSKHRFLSVQMEAYLTDGLWMRLAAQANAMGQRLAQGIAGLNHAALTHPSQANMIFANWEPGGHAHLQAAGAVYYDLRPLADGRETARMVASWNTTEDHVDHFLGHLKA from the coding sequence ATGTTCTTCGCCTCAGACAATACCTCCGGCGCGCCGCCCGAAGTCATGCAGGCGCTCTTGCGCGCCAACGAAGGCTTCGCCCGCAGCTATGGCGGCGATGACATCATGGCCCGCGTCACCGCGCAGATGCGCGCCCTGTTCGATGCACCCGAAGCCTCGGTCCATCTGGTCGCCACCGGCACCGCCGCCAATGCGCTGGCGCTGGCCACGCTGACCGATCCCTGGGGCGCCGTCTTCTGCCACCGTCACGCCCATATAGCCGAAGATGAGTGCGGCGCACCCGAATTCTATACAAACGGCGCGAAACTGGTGCTGATCGACGGCGCGCATGGGCGCATCACGCCCGACGCGCTGACCGAGGCGCTGGCCACCACCGGAGCATCCGGCGTACATGGCGTACAGCGCGGTTGCCTGTCGCTGACCAATGTCACAGAGGCAGGCACCGTCTACACCCCGGCCGAGATTGCCGCCCTGACCGCCATCGCCAAATCCCACGGCCTGCCTTGCCATCTGGACGGCGCGCGCTTTGCCAATGCGCTTGTGGCCACCGGGGCCAGCCCGGCCGACATGACATGGCGCGCCGGCATTGATGTGCTGTCCTTTGGCGGCACCAAGAACGGCTTGCTTGGGGTCGAGGCGGTGGTGCTGTTCGATCCCACAAAGTCCTGGGAACTGGAACTGCGCCGCAAACGCGGCGGGCATCTCTTCTCAAAGCACCGCTTCCTGTCGGTACAGATGGAGGCCTATCTGACCGATGGCTTGTGGATGCGCCTTGCCGCGCAGGCCAATGCCATGGGGCAGCGGCTGGCGCAGGGCATCGCGGGCCTCAACCACGCCGCGCTGACACATCCGTCGCAGGCGAACATGATCTTTGCCAACTGGGAACCGGGCGGCCACGCACATCTGCAAGCGGCGGGTGCGGTTTATTACGACCTGCGCCCCCTGGCCGATGGCCGCGAAACCGCGCGGATGGTCGCGTCATGGAACACGACCGAGGATCACGTCGACCACTTCCTCGGGCATCTCAAGGCCTGA
- a CDS encoding YcgN family cysteine cluster protein has protein sequence MTTKLRPRFWETVPLTKMTAPEWEALCDGCGKCCLNKIEYEDTGEVDYTRVACRLLDGETCRCSQYAIRHQFVPDCVRLTPKTLPKVAYWMPRTCAYRLLHQGGTLPDWHPLRTGDPESTHTSGNSVRGMTVPEFEVPEEEWDDYIIDEKP, from the coding sequence ATGACAACGAAACTCCGCCCCCGCTTCTGGGAGACTGTCCCCCTCACCAAGATGACCGCCCCGGAATGGGAGGCGCTCTGTGATGGCTGCGGCAAGTGCTGCCTGAACAAGATCGAATATGAAGACACGGGCGAGGTGGATTACACCCGCGTCGCCTGCCGCCTGCTGGATGGCGAAACGTGCCGTTGCAGCCAATATGCGATCCGCCATCAATTCGTGCCCGATTGCGTGCGCCTCACGCCCAAGACCCTGCCCAAGGTCGCCTATTGGATGCCCCGCACCTGCGCCTATCGCTTGCTCCATCAGGGCGGCACCTTGCCCGACTGGCACCCGCTGCGCACCGGTGATCCCGAAAGCACCCATACCTCCGGCAATTCGGTGCGCGGCATGACCGTGCCGGAATTCGAAGTCCCTGAAGAAGAATGGGACGACTATATCATCGACGAGAAGCCCTGA